In one Mesorhizobium australicum genomic region, the following are encoded:
- the proC gene encoding pyrroline-5-carboxylate reductase, with amino-acid sequence MSVLVVLVGCGNMGHAMLSGWLTSGKLKPHEVFVVEPNATLRTRAAELGALTGADPAEMPKETAPTLVIFAVKPQVMRDVVPAYRHFAGMGATYLSIAAGTRIAVFEEILGAGAAIVRCMPNTPAAIGKGMMVTFANPNVTNEASAFVADLLSVSGEVARINDESLMDAVTAVSGSGPAYIFHFIECLTAAGEAAGLPADTAKLLAMQTVYGAACLSKESSETPTRLREQVTSPNGTTAAALSVLMGDDRLKTLLTQAVDAARRRGAELG; translated from the coding sequence ATGTCGGTTCTGGTTGTTCTCGTCGGCTGCGGCAATATGGGCCACGCCATGCTGTCGGGCTGGCTGACATCGGGCAAACTCAAGCCGCACGAGGTCTTCGTGGTCGAGCCGAACGCGACGCTTAGAACGCGCGCGGCGGAGCTCGGAGCCCTGACCGGCGCCGATCCGGCGGAAATGCCCAAGGAGACCGCGCCGACGCTGGTGATCTTCGCCGTCAAGCCGCAGGTGATGCGCGACGTCGTCCCCGCCTATCGACACTTCGCCGGCATGGGCGCGACCTATCTTAGCATCGCAGCAGGCACGCGGATCGCCGTGTTCGAGGAAATCCTGGGCGCCGGCGCGGCAATCGTGCGCTGCATGCCCAACACACCGGCGGCGATCGGCAAGGGCATGATGGTCACCTTCGCCAACCCGAACGTAACCAACGAGGCGAGCGCGTTCGTCGCCGACCTCCTGTCCGTGTCGGGCGAGGTGGCGAGGATCAACGACGAGAGCCTGATGGATGCAGTGACCGCCGTATCGGGCTCCGGTCCCGCCTACATCTTCCATTTCATCGAATGCCTCACCGCCGCCGGCGAGGCTGCCGGCCTGCCTGCCGATACCGCGAAGCTGCTCGCCATGCAGACCGTCTACGGCGCGGCTTGCCTTTCGAAGGAGAGCAGCGAGACACCCACCCGCCTGCGCGAACAGGTGACGAGCCCGAACGGCACGACCGCGGCGGCGCTGTCGGTGCTGATGGGCGACGACCGGCTGAAGACGCTGCTGACGCAAGCGGTTGACGCCGCACGCAGGCGCGGGGCGGAGCTGGGGTAA
- a CDS encoding O-antigen ligase family protein: MNSTALPRRIDWDRIADAFTARRIGTILASVMLTVVIVSFKPFQPAPAPGVQEGGDIVNQLGFGSLGALAIFSLACFVDRRVLMSLISPWWLIVLGFLALSVMHATDPPSALRAAIFTLVGILTIAAVLTVPRDADSLSTIFAFAGLVTVGLCYFGLIAFPGEAIHSADSLEPQHAGFWRGSFSHKNIAGPVMACLSFMGLYLWRRGWRWIGALLFAGAMLFMANTGSKTTAGLVPMAILLVMLPGIIGLRRLVPLIFALAIVGTALGTLGIVFIAPLKHLAAEYFPGMTYTGRTALWEFSGEMIAKRPWTGYGFESFWGTMFVFTMDQPFDRDWDIRGIVHGHNGYLDIAVIMGVPALIAAVIAFLVVPLSDYLRSGPRRENVLLADMFMMMLLFTALNAFLESFFFRRADPVWLFFVMATLGLRLVARHPVPTRIPD; the protein is encoded by the coding sequence ATGAACAGTACCGCACTCCCGAGAAGAATTGACTGGGACCGCATTGCCGACGCCTTCACGGCGCGGCGCATCGGCACGATTCTCGCGTCGGTGATGCTGACGGTCGTCATCGTCTCCTTCAAGCCGTTCCAGCCGGCGCCCGCTCCCGGCGTTCAGGAAGGCGGCGACATCGTCAACCAGCTCGGCTTCGGCTCGCTGGGCGCGCTCGCCATCTTCTCGCTCGCCTGCTTCGTCGATCGTCGCGTGCTTATGTCGCTCATCAGCCCCTGGTGGCTGATCGTGCTCGGCTTTCTCGCCCTTTCCGTGATGCATGCGACGGACCCGCCCTCGGCCTTGCGGGCCGCGATCTTCACGCTCGTCGGCATCCTCACCATCGCCGCTGTGCTCACCGTCCCGCGCGACGCGGATTCCCTGTCGACGATCTTCGCCTTCGCCGGGCTCGTGACCGTCGGCCTCTGCTATTTCGGCCTGATCGCCTTTCCGGGCGAGGCGATCCACAGCGCGGATTCGCTGGAGCCGCAGCATGCGGGCTTCTGGCGCGGTTCATTCAGCCACAAGAACATCGCCGGCCCAGTTATGGCCTGCCTGTCCTTCATGGGCCTCTATCTGTGGCGGCGCGGCTGGCGATGGATCGGGGCGCTGCTGTTTGCCGGCGCGATGTTGTTCATGGCCAATACCGGATCGAAGACCACCGCCGGCCTGGTGCCGATGGCGATCCTGCTTGTCATGCTGCCGGGCATCATCGGCCTGAGGCGGCTGGTGCCGCTGATCTTCGCGCTCGCCATCGTCGGCACGGCGCTCGGCACGCTCGGTATCGTCTTCATCGCGCCGCTGAAGCATCTCGCGGCCGAGTATTTTCCGGGCATGACCTATACCGGGCGCACCGCGCTGTGGGAGTTCTCCGGCGAGATGATCGCGAAGCGGCCGTGGACCGGCTACGGCTTCGAGAGCTTCTGGGGCACGATGTTCGTCTTCACGATGGACCAGCCCTTCGACCGCGACTGGGACATCCGCGGCATCGTGCACGGCCACAACGGCTATCTCGACATCGCCGTGATCATGGGCGTGCCCGCGCTCATCGCCGCCGTCATCGCCTTCCTCGTCGTCCCGCTGTCCGACTACCTGCGCTCCGGACCGCGGCGGGAGAATGTGCTCCTGGCGGACATGTTCATGATGATGCTTTTGTTCACCGCGCTCAACGCCTTCCTCGAATCTTTCTTCTTCCGCCGCGCCGACCCCGTCTGGCTCTTCTTCGTCATGGCGACGCTCGGACTGAGGCTCGTCGCGCGCCACCCGGTGCCCACCCGCATTCCGGACTGA
- a CDS encoding glycosyltransferase family 2 protein — translation MNPRPSDPPISLIARSPGLDAQAVDVVVTMPTFRRPKQVLETLASLERQRTQRRFAVIVMENDAEGREGVTAAGPWFESGRIPGLLIIAHERGNCSAYNAGWLTALIQFPTFRHLLVIDDDEIADPDWLERMCRAAETLPADIVGGPQLPVFDNPAHQHWESHPVFSTPYKTSGLVPALYSSGNLLIGRHVLEKMGSPFLELAFNFMGGGDSDFLSRSAAAGFRLGWCAEAPVYEAVPERRVEADWIRARALRNGVISTLVEKRKRAADPFGRAKVAARSLALLGASPLRAAARYASTGSASIALYPIYVALGRIGAEFGYANEQYRTPEKN, via the coding sequence ATGAACCCCCGCCCTTCCGACCCGCCGATCTCGCTGATCGCGCGCTCTCCCGGCCTCGATGCGCAGGCCGTGGACGTGGTCGTGACGATGCCGACCTTCCGCCGCCCCAAACAGGTGCTGGAGACGCTCGCCTCGCTGGAGCGGCAGCGCACGCAGCGCCGCTTTGCGGTCATCGTGATGGAGAACGACGCCGAGGGCCGCGAGGGCGTGACGGCGGCGGGTCCCTGGTTCGAGAGCGGGCGCATCCCCGGCCTCTTGATCATCGCGCATGAGCGCGGCAATTGCAGCGCCTACAATGCCGGCTGGCTGACGGCGCTGATCCAGTTCCCGACGTTCCGGCACCTCCTCGTCATCGACGACGACGAGATCGCCGATCCCGACTGGCTGGAGCGGATGTGCCGGGCGGCGGAGACGCTGCCGGCCGACATCGTCGGCGGGCCGCAGCTGCCCGTGTTCGACAATCCGGCGCACCAGCACTGGGAGAGCCACCCGGTCTTCTCGACGCCCTACAAGACGAGCGGCCTCGTGCCGGCGCTCTATTCGTCCGGCAATCTCCTGATCGGGCGCCACGTACTGGAGAAGATGGGCTCGCCCTTTCTCGAACTCGCGTTCAACTTCATGGGTGGCGGCGACAGCGACTTCCTCTCGCGCTCGGCGGCTGCCGGCTTCCGACTCGGCTGGTGCGCGGAAGCGCCGGTCTACGAAGCGGTGCCCGAGCGGCGCGTCGAAGCAGACTGGATTCGGGCACGCGCGCTGCGCAACGGCGTGATCTCGACCCTGGTCGAGAAGCGCAAGCGCGCCGCGGACCCGTTCGGCAGGGCCAAGGTGGCCGCTCGAAGCCTGGCGCTGCTCGGTGCGTCGCCGCTCAGGGCCGCGGCGCGCTACGCCAGCACCGGCTCGGCATCGATCGCCCTCTATCCGATCTACGTGGCACTCGGCCGGATCGGCGCCGAATTCGGCTATGCCAATGAACAGTACCGCACTCCCGAGAAGAATTGA
- a CDS encoding glycosyltransferase: protein MHLVFATSIVPSGTATTGYEIANAAIVDALRRAGVKVTVLGFIWPGAAPSDPEHTIVLGEVDVRTDNASGLQKASWLLRAMSTGLTFSSVKLRAATPDQVRAALASIGPYDGYVLNAAQFAGAFEDVFRDRPAIFVAHNVEYRSAEENAAAARGLMQRVLYTREAGLLRGIERRLCDRADFVWTLAEDDRPLLGIDRDDRSSALPLVTRLDPPPPPGPRETTCDAALIGTWTWQPNRIGLEWFLGEVVPHLPADFTVRIAGKTPSDLASAHPGVRFVGFVPDATEFVRSARVIPLASRAGTGVQLKTIETFELGLPSVATSRSLRGIANVPDNCMIADDPVEFARALVDAARNPGPDADGRAFHAAQRAALDREIARGLARIADAGHEAAA from the coding sequence ATGCATCTGGTATTCGCCACCTCAATCGTCCCGTCCGGAACCGCCACGACAGGCTATGAGATCGCCAATGCCGCGATCGTCGACGCGCTGCGGCGGGCGGGGGTCAAGGTCACGGTGCTGGGCTTCATCTGGCCGGGCGCGGCGCCGTCCGACCCCGAGCATACGATTGTCCTTGGCGAGGTCGACGTCCGGACGGATAATGCGTCGGGTCTGCAGAAGGCAAGCTGGCTGCTCAGAGCAATGTCGACGGGCCTTACATTCTCCTCGGTGAAGCTGCGTGCGGCGACGCCCGACCAGGTCCGCGCGGCGCTTGCCTCGATCGGACCCTACGACGGCTATGTGCTCAATGCCGCCCAGTTCGCCGGCGCCTTCGAGGACGTGTTCCGCGACCGGCCGGCGATCTTCGTGGCGCATAATGTCGAATACCGTTCGGCCGAGGAGAACGCGGCCGCTGCGCGCGGGCTGATGCAGAGGGTGCTTTATACGCGCGAGGCCGGCCTGCTGCGCGGCATCGAGCGCAGGCTGTGCGACCGCGCCGATTTCGTCTGGACGCTGGCCGAGGACGACCGGCCGCTGCTCGGCATCGATCGTGACGACCGTTCGTCCGCGCTGCCGCTGGTGACGCGGCTCGATCCGCCGCCGCCGCCCGGTCCGCGTGAGACGACCTGCGACGCGGCGCTGATCGGCACCTGGACATGGCAGCCGAACCGTATCGGCCTCGAATGGTTCCTGGGCGAGGTGGTGCCTCACCTTCCGGCTGATTTCACCGTCCGGATTGCCGGCAAGACGCCGTCCGACCTCGCAAGCGCACATCCTGGCGTGAGGTTCGTCGGCTTCGTGCCGGATGCGACCGAGTTCGTGCGCTCCGCCCGCGTGATCCCGCTCGCCAGCCGCGCCGGAACCGGCGTCCAGCTCAAGACGATCGAGACATTCGAATTGGGCCTGCCCTCGGTCGCGACGTCGCGGTCGCTGCGCGGCATCGCCAACGTGCCGGACAATTGCATGATCGCCGACGATCCGGTTGAGTTCGCTCGTGCCCTGGTCGATGCGGCGCGCAATCCCGGGCCGGACGCCGATGGCCGCGCGTTCCACGCCGCGCAGCGCGCCGCGCTCGATCGCGAGATCGCGCGCGGCCTCGCCCGGATCGCCGACGCCGGACACGAGGCCGCGGCATGA
- a CDS encoding WecB/TagA/CpsF family glycosyltransferase, translating to MNLQPSPPPQPRLPSMEILGVPVVAMGWQEALDILGGYLRGRFFMPVGFLNAHNANVACADGEFARALERFLVLPDGVGVDIAAKWLHGRPFPANLNGTDFVPALIASMSSPLKVALLGATQENAGGAAEQLSALAPQHEYRVIHDGYFTKKQEPDIIADIADYRPDILLVAMGVPRQELWIERNLTSIHCTMPIAVGALLDFLSGRVPRAPLWVRRLRLEWLYRLWIEPGRLWRRYVVGNPLFLARVLAQKFVGYRAGTERVRDA from the coding sequence ATGAATCTCCAACCCTCGCCGCCGCCCCAGCCCCGCCTGCCGTCGATGGAAATCCTCGGCGTGCCGGTGGTGGCCATGGGCTGGCAGGAGGCACTGGACATCCTCGGCGGATATCTGCGCGGCCGCTTCTTCATGCCGGTCGGTTTTCTCAACGCGCACAATGCCAACGTCGCCTGCGCCGACGGCGAGTTCGCCCGTGCGCTCGAACGCTTTCTCGTCCTTCCCGACGGCGTGGGCGTGGATATCGCCGCGAAATGGCTGCACGGCCGACCTTTTCCGGCGAACCTCAACGGCACCGATTTCGTGCCGGCGCTGATTGCATCGATGTCCTCGCCGCTCAAAGTGGCGCTGCTCGGCGCGACGCAGGAGAACGCCGGCGGCGCGGCCGAACAACTGTCGGCCCTAGCGCCCCAGCACGAGTATCGCGTCATCCATGACGGCTATTTCACCAAGAAGCAGGAGCCGGACATCATCGCCGATATCGCCGACTATCGGCCGGACATTCTGCTCGTCGCCATGGGCGTGCCGCGACAGGAGCTTTGGATCGAGCGCAACCTGACGTCCATCCATTGCACAATGCCGATCGCCGTCGGAGCGCTGCTCGACTTCCTCTCCGGCCGCGTGCCGCGCGCGCCGCTGTGGGTGCGGCGCCTCAGGCTCGAATGGCTCTATCGCCTCTGGATCGAGCCCGGCCGGCTGTGGCGGCGCTACGTCGTCGGCAACCCGCTCTTCCTGGCGCGGGTGCTGGCGCAGAAATTCGTTGGCTACCGCGCCGGCACGGAGCGCGTGCGCGATGCATGA
- a CDS encoding DUF6492 family protein: MHDVLRRANALVTASYKPDLERCRLLCETVDRYVTGHSHHYILVASEDVALFRQLEGPKRTVVDERDLLPSWLRSFPDPFFRFRKRVWLSLRTMPLRGWHVQQLRRIAIAHHVGEEALIYCDSDVAFLRPFDCRSFWNGGDLRLFRREGALAGDGLDDQRLWASNAGKVLGLSAPPRNDYIATVIAWRRDATTTMCRRIEEITGRHWVAGIASNRHFSECMIYGRYADEVLEGQGHFHASNELCRVYWTGPALSDDEFREFVAAMSPDQVAIGMQSFIGTDIGRIRRLIEA; encoded by the coding sequence ATGCATGACGTGCTTCGCCGCGCGAACGCGCTCGTCACGGCAAGCTACAAGCCGGATCTGGAGCGTTGCCGGCTGCTGTGCGAGACGGTGGACCGCTACGTCACCGGCCATTCGCACCACTATATCCTCGTCGCCTCGGAGGATGTCGCGCTTTTTCGGCAACTCGAAGGGCCGAAGCGGACGGTGGTGGACGAGCGCGACCTGCTGCCGTCCTGGCTGCGGTCCTTTCCCGATCCATTCTTCCGCTTCCGCAAGCGGGTCTGGCTCTCCCTGCGCACCATGCCGCTGCGCGGCTGGCACGTGCAGCAGCTGCGCCGCATCGCCATCGCGCATCATGTCGGCGAGGAGGCGCTGATCTATTGCGATTCCGATGTCGCGTTCCTGCGTCCGTTCGATTGCCGTTCCTTCTGGAACGGAGGCGACCTGCGCCTTTTTCGCCGTGAGGGTGCGCTTGCCGGCGACGGCCTCGACGACCAGCGGCTGTGGGCGAGCAATGCGGGCAAGGTTCTCGGCCTCTCCGCGCCGCCGCGGAACGACTACATCGCCACCGTCATCGCCTGGCGACGCGACGCCACGACGACGATGTGCCGGCGCATCGAGGAGATCACCGGCCGTCACTGGGTGGCCGGCATCGCCTCGAACCGCCACTTCTCCGAATGCATGATTTACGGCCGCTACGCCGACGAGGTGCTGGAAGGGCAGGGGCACTTCCATGCCTCGAACGAGCTCTGCCGCGTCTACTGGACCGGCCCGGCCCTGTCTGACGACGAGTTCCGCGAGTTCGTCGCCGCGATGAGCCCCGACCAGGTGGCGATCGGCATGCAATCCTTCATCGGCACGGACATCGGCCGCATCCGCAGGCTCATCGAGGCCTGA
- a CDS encoding lipopolysaccharide biosynthesis protein has product MSSVTPSETIEPKPASLISAVLRGRIGVLRDYASAISGSAGRLVFSLIYFIALANTLTIAEFGLFATASAAGVMLSRILAFGYITALYRTATVRPALIGVFTAGFIFMALISLPVLGLASFAAHALFFGGEMALPVFLTVIAAEALLWRPVEAVVIVNNGMGRFGRASVLVILGTVLRAVAASAFAFMPVRDLPTWSLLYLAANAVSLLIAAGFFYPRCRLRLRPRVYLRRLPDSLYVAGAEILFYLQMEMDKLLVLALGGAQLAGIYAMIMRLVDLTAIPIRTFTMMLVQRLMRAPELLARTIRRVGLEAAVFVTSTAALAVLAVILHYYPTLLGKNVAEAAPLLGLALFVPGLRNLVEYQAELLFARGQTLLRAINLALLAGLKAVLLALVLVQSLEVSQLVIVLNAVFALLYVASALLTYSAMRLPAKTV; this is encoded by the coding sequence GTGTCCAGCGTCACGCCGAGCGAAACAATCGAACCGAAACCGGCCTCCCTGATTTCCGCGGTGCTGCGCGGGCGGATCGGCGTCCTGCGCGACTATGCGAGCGCGATCAGCGGCTCGGCCGGACGGCTGGTCTTCTCGCTGATCTACTTCATCGCGCTGGCGAACACGCTCACGATCGCCGAATTCGGCCTGTTCGCGACCGCGTCGGCGGCCGGCGTGATGCTGTCGCGCATCCTTGCCTTCGGCTACATCACCGCACTCTACCGCACCGCCACCGTGCGCCCTGCACTCATCGGCGTATTCACGGCCGGGTTCATCTTCATGGCATTGATCTCGCTGCCTGTTCTCGGGCTGGCGAGCTTCGCCGCGCATGCCTTGTTCTTCGGCGGCGAGATGGCGCTCCCGGTCTTCCTGACCGTCATCGCGGCCGAGGCGCTGCTGTGGCGGCCGGTCGAGGCTGTGGTGATCGTCAACAACGGCATGGGCCGCTTCGGCCGCGCGTCGGTGCTCGTCATCCTGGGCACGGTGCTCAGGGCCGTCGCGGCAAGTGCCTTCGCGTTCATGCCGGTGCGCGACCTGCCGACATGGAGCCTGTTGTATCTCGCGGCCAACGCCGTTTCGCTCCTGATCGCGGCGGGCTTCTTCTATCCGCGCTGCCGGCTGCGGCTGAGGCCGAGGGTCTATCTGCGCCGCCTGCCGGATTCGCTCTACGTGGCGGGGGCCGAAATCCTGTTCTACCTGCAGATGGAGATGGACAAGCTGCTGGTCCTGGCGCTCGGCGGCGCGCAGCTCGCCGGCATCTACGCGATGATCATGCGACTGGTCGACCTGACGGCGATCCCGATCCGCACCTTCACCATGATGCTGGTGCAGCGCCTGATGCGCGCGCCCGAGCTTCTGGCCAGGACCATCCGCCGGGTGGGCCTGGAAGCAGCGGTGTTCGTCACCTCGACAGCGGCGCTCGCCGTGCTGGCGGTGATCCTGCATTACTACCCGACGCTGCTCGGCAAAAACGTGGCGGAAGCTGCGCCGCTCTTGGGTCTGGCGCTGTTCGTGCCGGGCCTGCGCAATCTCGTCGAATACCAGGCGGAACTTCTGTTCGCCCGCGGCCAGACCCTGCTGCGCGCGATCAATCTCGCGCTGCTCGCCGGCCTGAAGGCAGTGCTTCTGGCGCTGGTGCTGGTGCAGTCGCTCGAGGTCAGCCAGCTCGTGATCGTGCTGAACGCGGTCTTCGCGTTGCTCTACGTCGCCTCGGCGCTGCTCACCTACAGTGCGATGCGCCTGCCGGCGAAGACGGTCTGA
- a CDS encoding GumC family protein, which produces MINPDHRDQGRPPRSLLSFGQTPAKPAAASSAPAGFDADETPPAERHRIARARREARSGRLLEALAALPETIEEEAPRPTAARAAPVAPAPAPRASEAAAPLAAAPAPAGELWRPLIDPLKIWNGIVRSRWIILTTTVAGAALGVMIALSTPKKFESVAELLVDPRDIKITDRNVTEGGLPSDATLAIVENQVKVLTSGNVLAKVVDKLNLAADPEFNGDEKSFGLGALVSELRSIFSRSEKGEGDMRRALAIQGLAKSLDVERGGKTFVVSISAVTQSAEKSALIANTLTETFLQSYGDIQSDTAGRASDELSSRLAELQKGLDEAERKVEAYKAERDLVDAQGRLISDDEMVKLNDQLTIARARTIELNARAASIRDLNPDAVVGGSLPEQISSPVMAELRTQYATAKQEVERLSVRLGPRHPERQSAEAQLAGARDSLASELRRISSSIQVDLKRAVQLEQDLASRLAQLKARQAQVSEDLVTVRELEREAAAKRAVYESFLLRARETNEQRGINTANMSVISVAQPPLEPLGPSRAMTVIASTILGFMAGIGIGGVRGAIDSLRSGGGGSPVRPAPRPAPARPRDETDDEIDRIMNSAARREASEAATAAAARKAEPAPAVASADARKSAAAHPEAYPSAPAQTGHPAQPAPQPTQPPSWYDPQAAYAAHQQAAYQAWLAARPQHPAYPPQPAPAQHWGSWPGEPGHAQPVYPQPQMPLNMQAPQPWPAQPQFAPPAGWQPPQEMMQPPQPQSFQQAQAQADASSIDEIRESLREFRDAVRELAVSRARGRM; this is translated from the coding sequence ATGATCAACCCGGACCATCGAGACCAGGGAAGACCCCCGCGTTCTCTGCTCTCGTTCGGGCAGACGCCGGCGAAGCCCGCGGCAGCCAGTTCGGCGCCGGCCGGCTTCGACGCTGACGAAACCCCTCCCGCCGAGCGGCACCGCATCGCGCGCGCGCGCCGCGAGGCGCGCTCCGGCCGTCTGCTCGAGGCCCTCGCCGCGCTGCCGGAGACCATCGAAGAAGAAGCGCCGCGCCCCACTGCCGCTCGGGCGGCACCCGTCGCGCCGGCTCCGGCGCCCCGTGCGTCCGAAGCAGCCGCGCCGCTCGCGGCCGCGCCCGCTCCTGCCGGGGAGCTGTGGCGGCCGCTGATCGACCCGCTGAAGATCTGGAACGGCATCGTCCGCTCCCGCTGGATCATCCTGACGACGACCGTGGCGGGCGCCGCGCTCGGCGTCATGATCGCACTGTCGACGCCGAAGAAGTTCGAATCCGTCGCCGAGCTCCTCGTCGACCCCCGCGACATCAAGATCACCGACCGCAACGTGACCGAGGGCGGCCTGCCATCCGACGCCACGCTGGCGATCGTCGAGAACCAGGTGAAGGTGCTCACCTCCGGCAACGTCCTGGCCAAGGTCGTGGACAAGCTGAACCTCGCCGCCGATCCCGAGTTCAACGGCGACGAAAAGAGCTTCGGCCTGGGCGCGCTCGTCTCCGAGTTGCGATCGATCTTCTCGCGCAGCGAGAAGGGCGAGGGCGACATGCGCCGCGCGCTGGCGATCCAGGGTCTCGCCAAGAGCCTCGACGTCGAGCGCGGCGGCAAGACCTTCGTGGTCTCGATCTCCGCCGTCACGCAGAGCGCCGAGAAGTCGGCGCTGATCGCCAACACGCTGACCGAGACCTTCCTGCAGTCCTACGGCGACATCCAGTCCGACACGGCGGGCCGCGCCTCCGACGAACTGTCCTCGCGCCTTGCCGAGCTGCAGAAGGGCCTCGACGAGGCCGAGCGCAAGGTGGAAGCCTACAAGGCCGAGCGGGATCTCGTCGACGCGCAGGGCCGGCTGATCTCGGACGACGAGATGGTCAAGCTCAACGACCAGCTGACCATCGCCCGCGCCCGCACGATCGAGCTCAACGCGCGCGCCGCCTCGATCCGCGACCTCAATCCCGATGCGGTGGTGGGCGGCAGCCTGCCCGAGCAGATCAGCTCGCCGGTGATGGCGGAGCTGCGCACGCAATATGCGACGGCCAAGCAAGAGGTCGAGCGCCTGTCGGTCCGGCTCGGGCCGCGCCATCCCGAGCGGCAGTCAGCCGAAGCCCAGCTTGCCGGCGCGCGCGATTCGCTCGCCTCGGAGCTGCGTCGCATCAGTTCCTCGATCCAGGTCGACCTCAAGCGCGCCGTGCAGCTCGAGCAGGACCTCGCGAGCCGCCTCGCCCAGCTCAAGGCGCGGCAGGCGCAGGTCAGCGAGGACCTGGTCACCGTGCGCGAGCTGGAGCGCGAGGCGGCCGCCAAGCGCGCCGTCTACGAATCCTTCCTGCTGCGCGCCCGCGAGACCAACGAGCAGCGCGGCATCAACACCGCGAACATGAGCGTCATCTCGGTGGCCCAGCCGCCGCTCGAGCCGCTCGGCCCGTCGCGGGCGATGACGGTGATCGCCTCCACGATCCTCGGCTTCATGGCCGGCATCGGCATCGGCGGCGTGCGCGGCGCCATCGACAGCCTGCGCTCCGGCGGGGGCGGAAGCCCTGTCCGCCCGGCCCCCCGCCCGGCGCCCGCCCGCCCGCGCGACGAGACTGACGATGAGATCGACCGGATCATGAATTCCGCCGCGCGGCGCGAGGCATCCGAAGCGGCCACGGCGGCCGCAGCCCGCAAGGCCGAACCCGCTCCGGCCGTCGCATCGGCCGACGCCAGGAAAAGCGCCGCGGCGCATCCCGAGGCCTATCCCTCTGCTCCGGCGCAGACCGGCCATCCGGCACAGCCGGCGCCTCAGCCTACGCAACCACCGAGCTGGTACGATCCGCAGGCGGCCTACGCCGCCCACCAGCAGGCCGCCTACCAGGCCTGGCTTGCCGCACGCCCGCAGCACCCGGCCTATCCGCCGCAGCCGGCGCCGGCGCAGCACTGGGGCTCGTGGCCCGGCGAGCCGGGCCATGCCCAGCCGGTCTACCCGCAGCCGCAGATGCCGCTGAACATGCAGGCGCCGCAGCCCTGGCCGGCGCAGCCGCAATTCGCGCCCCCCGCCGGCTGGCAGCCGCCGCAGGAGATGATGCAGCCGCCGCAACCCCAGTCCTTCCAGCAGGCGCAAGCGCAGGCGGATGCGAGTTCGATCGACGAAATCCGCGAGAGCCTGCGCGAATTCCGCGACGCCGTTCGCGAACTCGCCGTCAGCCGCGCGCGCGGCCGGATGTGA
- the folD gene encoding bifunctional methylenetetrahydrofolate dehydrogenase/methenyltetrahydrofolate cyclohydrolase FolD — MAEIIDGKRAGEDVAAKVAKASAELVDRTGVKPGLAVVIVGEDPASQVYVASKSRKARECGFHSVQHTLAEDTPEAELLALIDTLNADAAIHGILVQLPLPAHIDSGKVIQAISPDKDVDGFHFINVGKLGAGVLDTAFVPCTPAGSMLLIERIHGRDLSGLNAVVVGRSNIVGKPMANLLLAANATVTIAHSRTKDLPALCRTADILVAAVGRPEMVKGDWVKEGATVVDVGINRIPAPEKGEGKSRLVGDVEFASAAQRAGAITPVPGGVGPMTIAMLMANTLVSACRSAGVEGPKF; from the coding sequence ATGGCCGAGATCATCGACGGCAAGAGGGCGGGCGAGGACGTCGCCGCGAAGGTGGCCAAGGCCTCTGCCGAGCTGGTCGATAGGACCGGCGTCAAGCCGGGTCTCGCCGTGGTCATCGTCGGCGAGGACCCCGCCAGCCAGGTCTACGTCGCCTCCAAGTCGCGCAAGGCGCGCGAATGCGGCTTTCATTCCGTGCAGCACACGCTGGCGGAGGATACGCCCGAGGCCGAGCTCCTGGCGCTCATCGACACGCTCAACGCCGATGCCGCGATCCACGGCATCCTGGTCCAGCTGCCGCTGCCGGCGCATATCGATTCCGGCAAGGTGATCCAGGCGATCTCCCCGGACAAGGACGTCGACGGGTTCCATTTCATCAATGTCGGCAAGCTCGGCGCCGGCGTCCTCGACACCGCCTTCGTGCCCTGCACGCCGGCCGGTTCGATGCTGCTGATCGAGCGCATCCACGGCCGCGACCTGTCGGGCCTCAACGCGGTCGTCGTCGGCCGCTCCAACATCGTCGGCAAGCCGATGGCAAACCTGCTGCTCGCCGCCAACGCCACGGTGACGATCGCGCATTCACGGACCAAGGACCTGCCGGCGCTCTGCCGCACCGCCGACATCCTCGTCGCCGCCGTCGGCCGGCCCGAAATGGTCAAGGGCGACTGGGTGAAAGAAGGCGCGACCGTGGTCGATGTCGGCATCAACCGCATCCCGGCGCCCGAGAAGGGCGAGGGCAAGTCGCGCCTCGTCGGCGACGTGGAGTTCGCGTCCGCCGCGCAGCGCGCCGGCGCGATCACCCCGGTCCCCGGCGGCGTCGGTCCGATGACGATCGCCATGCTGATGGCCAACACCCTCGTCTCGGCCTGCCGGTCGGCGGGGGTGGAAGGGCCGAAGTTTTAG